The following nucleotide sequence is from Roseivirga sp. BDSF3-8.
GAAATAGAGGAAAACTACACGTACGATAATGCGCTGATCTACGACCGCGCCTTTGATGATGAGGACCGGAGTTTCCGTGCGCTGATGAGCCACAGCTTCAGAACGGGTGTGGAAAACCAGTATATTGATGTTTACCCCAATACTGACTATACGGAAGGGGAAAACATGTCTGGTCAGGAACGTGCGCTTACGGATGAAAGCCGCCATAACATTATCGGACAGGCTGATTATGCTCAAAACCTTGGGCCGGGTAAGTTTGAAACGGGACTGAAAACGATTATCCGCTTGCTGGATAATGACTACCGCTATGAGATACAGGACGAGAGCGGTACTTTTGTGCTGCAGGACGAGATCAGCAACCAATTTAAATATTCGGAGCAGGTGTATGCTGCCTATGGTATTTATAGCCTGGAAAAGGGTAAGTGGAACCTGTCTGCCGGTACACGGCTGGAGCAGACGCTGATAGATACGGAGCTGGTGACTACCGGTGAAACGAATAACCAGAACTACCTGAGCCTCTTCCCGAGCTTCCAATCTAGCTACGCGATAAATAATGATCAGTCACTGAAATTTACCTACAGCCGTCGTATAGACCGTCCCAATGCGTGGCGCCTGAACCCTTTCCCTGATGTATCGGATTCACTGAACGTACGCTCCGGCAATCCTAACCTGCAGCCGGAATTTATCCAAAGCCTTGAGTTCGGCTATTTTATAAGCCTGGGCAAGGTGGAATTCACTACTAACACTTTTTACCGCCATGTAGACGGGCAGATTGACTTTCTGGTACAGGTGGAGAATGGCATATCTTACCGCCGACCTGAAAACCTGAACAGTAGCACGACGTATGGGTTTGAGATCATTAACAATACGGAGGTAACGCCGTGGTGGAAAATGAACGGTAGCTTCTCGCTGTTCCGTACGGAAGTGGATGGTACTAATATTGACGGGAACTTCACTAACTCCGGTGTGGCGTGGAACACTAAACTGACGACGGATTTTAGCCTGCCGGCAGATGTGGGTCTGCAGTTAACGGGTAATTACACAGCCCCGGAGATAGAAGCTCAGGGTCGGGACCTGGCACGCTACTATGTGGATGCCAGTGTGCAACGCTCATTTCTGGAGGACAGGGCCAAAGTGAGCCTAAGCCTGAGAGATATATTCAATACCCGCCAGTTTCAGGGTGAGAATGAAGGCGAGGACTTCTTCCAGGAGTTCACCTACAAGCGCCAGTCACGCATATTCCTTATCAGTGCGAGTTATAGCTTCTGATCTATTCAGGATAAGTAAAGCATGTTAGCCCTCTATTCAGCGGCAGGGTTTGAGGCCTCAAAGCGCTGTGTATTTGAATGGGTGGAGTATGGGTCTTTGAAGGTGGTTCGGGTGATGAGCCTGTCCCCTTTGTCGTAGGACATGTAATTAGAAAGCCAGTTTATAAGGACGAAGGTGCGGTTCTTAAATCCGGCCAGGTAGAAGATATGGACAAGGGCCCAGATCACCCATGCGGTAAAGCCACTTAGCTTAAGGCCTCTGATGTCTGCCACGGCGCGGCGGCGCCCGATGGTAGCAAGGTGGCCTTTATCAAGATAGTCAAAGGGTTCGGCCGATTCTCCCTTAATAAGCTTCAGTATGCATTTGGCTACATGACTCCCCTGCTGTATGGCTACGGGCGCAAGCATAGGGAGGCCCTTTGGATGCTCTTCTGTTATCAGGCCGGCCACATCCCCAATGGCAAATACATTGTTCATGCCGGCTACTTCCAGGGTTTCGGACACCTTCAGGCGGTTACCCTTTACTACTATGTCTTCGTTTAATCCTCCGGGAAAGCTTCCTCTAACGCCGGCGGCCCATATGAGGGTAGCGGCTTTTAGCTGCATTTTGGCATCTTCTATCTGTACGGTACGGCCATCATAGCCTGTCACTTTACATCCGAACAGGACTTTGACATCCATATTCTGCAGGTCCTTCAGGGTCTGTTTACTACTCTCTTCTGACATGCCTTTGAGCAACTGGTAACCGGATTGCAGCAGGTATATGGTGATGTTGTCGCCATTGTACTCAGGGTAATCCTTGGGAATGATATGGTCTCTGAACTCTGCCAGCGCGCCAGCCAGCTCTACACCGGCAGGCCCCCCGCCGACTATGGCAAAATTGGTCAGAACATCCTTCTCTTCCTGTATGCATGTCTGGGCGGCCATCTCCAGGTGGCTCAGCATGAGGCTGCGAATGTGTATGGCATCTTCTACGGTTTTCAGTCCGTAGCAATGCTCTTTTATTTTATTATTACCCAGAAAGTTGGTGACACTACCTGAAGCGATGATGAGGTAATCATAGGTAAGGAAGCCTTTGTTGGTAATAACCTTATTTTGAGCATGATCTATTCGCTCAACATTTGCCAGGCGGAAGGTGACATTATTATAGTCTCTGAAGCGCTTACGTAGCGGGAAAGAAACGGAGTCTGGCTCCAGGCCGCTGGTGGCTACCTGATAGATGAGGGGTACAAACTGGTGATAATTGTGCTTATCCAGTAGCACCACGTCCACGGGTTTATTTTTCAGCTTCTTTATTGCATTAAGCCCGGCAAACCCTCCGCCGATGACTACCACTCGGGGCAGGTCATTTTCAGGCAGGCAAAAGGGTTGCTCCTGCGGCCTTATCTCACTATCACTCATTTCATTTCCCATTTCAGTTGATATAACCGGGGCGGGATGGGCTTGTTAAAAAAATTGACGGATGAGGCCTCTGCTGCGAAAGGTTTACTTAAAAGATGATGTGCAGTGGCCCCCTGAACTCATTGTGGGTGAATTTGATCTGGTAGTAATAGGTGCCGCTGGCTACGCCCCCGCCATCCCAGTGGAAGTCCCGCTCGCGGGTAAAGAACACCTCTTTGCCCCAGCGATTGTAGACGGTGAATGATTCAAACTGACTTGCGCAGTTATCGGGTGGCAATTCTTTAATAAAGTATTCTTCAGAGAAGGAATCGCCATTGGGGGTAAAAGCGTTGGCAATATCGAAATTATAATCCACCTCCAGGTCCTGCAGTTCGAGATTAAGGGTGAGGGTATCGATCAGGCTTCCATCACAGTACTGGTCTCTCACCACCAGTCGTACGGTGAAGCGGTTCTCTTCGGGTAAGCCGGATAGCTGCTCGCAACCGGGAGTCCAGATAAAAGGGGAATTGACCTGTCCGCGCCCTGTGACGGGCTCAAAGGTAAATAACCCCTCGTAGCGCTCGGCATCGGCGGGCAGCATGGCCATGTACATTTCATCGTTGTCTGCCTCATTGCCCTGTATATTGAGGGTAAGGCTTTCACCGACGGTGAGCCGGTAATCCACGGGGCCCGGTTCACCGGCCACACTGATGACGGGAGCATTATTTACAGGAGGCTGTACTAGCAGGTTCCTGATTACGGTATCAGGAAACTCCATGCCGCAGTCGTAGACACTTCTGAGCACGAAGCGTAGCTGGAGGGTATCATCTAATATACGGAGTGCTTCACAGCCGGGTGTGTAGGCAAAGGGGGCGGTGATGCTGCCAGTGCCGCTGGCTCCTGCAAACTGGTAGATAAAATCCGGTGGTAGTTCATCTGCGTTATCAAGTGTAAGGTAGAGTGAATCGTTGTCGATGTCATTACCGAACAGGTCAAAGCGGATGCTTTCCCGCACCCTGACCTGCAGCAGGTTATCCGGGGCGTTCGTTGTAAGCACCGGCTGGGAGGGCTCGGGGGCTACGTGCATCAGGTCAAAATAGACGGTATCGGGCGGGGTGAGGTGACCGCAGGAGTCAATATCATCCGCAAGCATGGCAAAGCTTACGGGCATATCCACAAACTTCTCACACTGAGGTGTCCAGCTTACCCTGTAGCGGGCAAAGCCTCTGCTTTCTTCCAGCAGGTCTATGGCTACGCCTACTGATTCGGGTGATATGCCCTCTGCCTGCCTCCATACCAGCAGGCTGTCCAGATCATCGTCACGGGCCACTACTTCCATACTGAAGGACTGGCCGGTAAGGAGGCGACGCTCTACCCGCTCAGCCACAGGGGCAGAAAAGTAGGCGGGGGTACCTATGTCGCGATCTATATGAATACGTACGCGCAGGGTATCGAGCAGGGGTTTGGGGCAGGAGTTGTCTCCGGCAATAAAGTCAATGATGAGGGGGTCCACGCCTGGCACGGGGCATTTATCCAGGCACACACTGGTGGAAAGGGTGTCTTGTATGGAGGCGAGAAACTTACTTTGCTGCCCCCAGGACCAGCCATAGTCGGCGGGGTCAAAGTTTACGGCACGGGCACGTATACTTACCTGCTCTCCCCTGAGTTGGGTGTCGCCGTCTGTTACCTTAAAGTCTATGCAACTGGCATCCTGCTCACGTATGGTGATCAACTCATTATTGGCTAACCGGCGGCTGTCCCCGTTAATATTGGCAGTAATAACCGGTGGCTGGCCTGCATTACAGTCAGTGATGACGAGTAGCTGAAAGTCTCTCCTTACCTCTCCTATGCGCCGGCCATTGCGGTACTCCTCGCACTTAACGCTAAATACGAACAGGCCTGGCTGGGTGGGGGTAACGGTAAGCAGTCCGTCGGTACTGATGCTAAGCGGCGGAATACCTCTTATCTGGTTATCTGTATCATAACCTGTCTCCCAGGTGACGCTGGGGTGTGGTGCTGGCCTCGGATTGGGGATAGGCTCTCCGGTGGAGCTGTTCAACGGATCAACCAGAGAATATACGAGGGAATCGCCATCCGGATCAGTGCCGCCGAAGTCGGCATAGTAGGGCTTAAACACGCATCCATAGTCGCTAAGGGGCGGGAATAGCTGGGGGGTACTGTTCACGAAAGGTTGCTGGTCCAATTGGACAGGGGGAAACTCCAGGTAGAATGTCTGTCCTGTACCTTCGGGCAATACGATATTATTGATGATGTTATTGCGGCAGCAGCGCTCGTAGGTTACGTAGTATCCCTGGGGGTCGTTATAGATGGTGGGATCCAGGTAGATCCTTCTTTCATAGACGAGTTTATTGGTTTCCAGTTCGGCTATGGCACACTCCGGCTGTGTGTACTCTACCTCTGTCTTTTGTACCTGGTTTAGCCGCCAGGCGTCTACCCGGCGGT
It contains:
- a CDS encoding TonB-dependent receptor domain-containing protein; translated protein: MQKGIAYFLLIISFLTSPELFAQNSEPGSNNLSKPSVTGQVVDESTGEPVPFAQVALYKPGGSRPVSGGVTEADGSFKIDAQPGVYELTIQFLGFADRSQEVTLNSGNKALGKIRLTPAAEQLDEVVVTAEDMQTSPVETTMEGMTVRPDRTISNLGGNLLDVLRNTPSIDVGQDGGISIRGSGNTNILINGRNSALATDLEQIPASAVESIEIINNPNAKYDAEAAGGVINIKLKKGKDMGTNGKAQVTAGSNMRLGTSLRVNHKTEKYNIYGGYNFRRWPREGYSRTTRLTFDNDERLEQYGDNDRNDREHTFSLGGSIFAGKNKFSYEGAMNIENENDFEENLTEVFDLNTDNLILDYARVNNEIEENYTYDNALIYDRAFDDEDRSFRALMSHSFRTGVENQYIDVYPNTDYTEGENMSGQERALTDESRHNIIGQADYAQNLGPGKFETGLKTIIRLLDNDYRYEIQDESGTFVLQDEISNQFKYSEQVYAAYGIYSLEKGKWNLSAGTRLEQTLIDTELVTTGETNNQNYLSLFPSFQSSYAINNDQSLKFTYSRRIDRPNAWRLNPFPDVSDSLNVRSGNPNLQPEFIQSLEFGYFISLGKVEFTTNTFYRHVDGQIDFLVQVENGISYRRPENLNSSTTYGFEIINNTEVTPWWKMNGSFSLFRTEVDGTNIDGNFTNSGVAWNTKLTTDFSLPADVGLQLTGNYTAPEIEAQGRDLARYYVDASVQRSFLEDRAKVSLSLRDIFNTRQFQGENEGEDFFQEFTYKRQSRIFLISASYSF
- a CDS encoding NAD(P)/FAD-dependent oxidoreductase, which produces MGNEMSDSEIRPQEQPFCLPENDLPRVVVIGGGFAGLNAIKKLKNKPVDVVLLDKHNYHQFVPLIYQVATSGLEPDSVSFPLRKRFRDYNNVTFRLANVERIDHAQNKVITNKGFLTYDYLIIASGSVTNFLGNNKIKEHCYGLKTVEDAIHIRSLMLSHLEMAAQTCIQEEKDVLTNFAIVGGGPAGVELAGALAEFRDHIIPKDYPEYNGDNITIYLLQSGYQLLKGMSEESSKQTLKDLQNMDVKVLFGCKVTGYDGRTVQIEDAKMQLKAATLIWAAGVRGSFPGGLNEDIVVKGNRLKVSETLEVAGMNNVFAIGDVAGLITEEHPKGLPMLAPVAIQQGSHVAKCILKLIKGESAEPFDYLDKGHLATIGRRRAVADIRGLKLSGFTAWVIWALVHIFYLAGFKNRTFVLINWLSNYMSYDKGDRLITRTTFKDPYSTHSNTQRFEASNPAAE
- a CDS encoding gliding motility-associated C-terminal domain-containing protein; this translates as MRHVTICLFLFLVCTGARATHIVGGEIELEHTGGYYYTLRLIQYFDRVNGSPGAEDQDATLVIFSKARNRRVDAWRLNQVQKTEVEYTQPECAIAELETNKLVYERRIYLDPTIYNDPQGYYVTYERCCRNNIINNIVLPEGTGQTFYLEFPPVQLDQQPFVNSTPQLFPPLSDYGCVFKPYYADFGGTDPDGDSLVYSLVDPLNSSTGEPIPNPRPAPHPSVTWETGYDTDNQIRGIPPLSISTDGLLTVTPTQPGLFVFSVKCEEYRNGRRIGEVRRDFQLLVITDCNAGQPPVITANINGDSRRLANNELITIREQDASCIDFKVTDGDTQLRGEQVSIRARAVNFDPADYGWSWGQQSKFLASIQDTLSTSVCLDKCPVPGVDPLIIDFIAGDNSCPKPLLDTLRVRIHIDRDIGTPAYFSAPVAERVERRLLTGQSFSMEVVARDDDLDSLLVWRQAEGISPESVGVAIDLLEESRGFARYRVSWTPQCEKFVDMPVSFAMLADDIDSCGHLTPPDTVYFDLMHVAPEPSQPVLTTNAPDNLLQVRVRESIRFDLFGNDIDNDSLYLTLDNADELPPDFIYQFAGASGTGSITAPFAYTPGCEALRILDDTLQLRFVLRSVYDCGMEFPDTVIRNLLVQPPVNNAPVISVAGEPGPVDYRLTVGESLTLNIQGNEADNDEMYMAMLPADAERYEGLFTFEPVTGRGQVNSPFIWTPGCEQLSGLPEENRFTVRLVVRDQYCDGSLIDTLTLNLELQDLEVDYNFDIANAFTPNGDSFSEEYFIKELPPDNCASQFESFTVYNRWGKEVFFTRERDFHWDGGGVASGTYYYQIKFTHNEFRGPLHIIF